A single region of the Gilliamella apis genome encodes:
- a CDS encoding YjjI family glycine radical enzyme, whose amino-acid sequence MNMTEFQKNCYDIVTDANLSPKQKANLLALAAENNLPYVDLDSETQNALNERVICDMYEGHAPYKPRYVLPDYAKFLKQGSEYLELEPAKTFDDALNMLTIAYHHVPSVTGMPVYLGCLDQVLLPYVGDLTEEELYPRLKRFWIMLDRNLPDAFMHANIGPTDNVICRVILRVDRELKQVAPNLTFIYDEDITPESLLNTAIGNICETAKPHIANNMMIKKDFDEKGYGVVSCYNSLPVAGGGSTLSRINLKEVALKSRSITDFLQNTLPYYCQLQLNLIKARSEFLYEKSNFFQNSFLVKEGLIDATRFAPMFGIYAMAEAVNILQEKSNLTGRYGVDEDANELATTISKQLADFIDSHTIKHAWKGKAMLHAQSGISSDRGATPGLRIPYGHEPDPVTHIMALFKHHKYYTSGISDILTIDETIKNNPLALVQICKAAFKFGFREFTANISGNDLVRVTGYMVRLSDIKKYKQEGSRINTTFLGSEAAEDTDNNSYLCRTPRVISHEQVMGNR is encoded by the coding sequence ATGAACATGACAGAATTTCAAAAAAATTGTTACGATATAGTGACCGATGCCAATTTGTCACCCAAACAAAAAGCGAACCTTCTCGCATTAGCCGCAGAAAATAATTTACCTTATGTTGATTTAGATAGTGAAACGCAAAATGCGCTCAATGAACGGGTAATTTGTGATATGTACGAAGGACATGCACCGTATAAACCTCGTTATGTGTTACCTGATTATGCAAAATTTCTTAAACAAGGATCTGAATACTTAGAACTCGAACCAGCAAAAACCTTTGATGATGCATTAAATATGCTCACTATTGCTTATCATCACGTACCTTCGGTCACTGGTATGCCGGTTTATTTAGGCTGTTTAGATCAAGTGTTACTTCCTTATGTTGGTGATTTGACAGAAGAAGAACTTTATCCACGATTAAAGCGTTTTTGGATTATGCTGGATCGCAATCTTCCTGATGCATTTATGCATGCCAATATTGGGCCAACCGATAATGTGATCTGTCGGGTTATTTTACGTGTTGATCGCGAACTTAAACAAGTTGCCCCTAATTTAACTTTTATTTATGATGAAGATATCACACCAGAATCTTTACTAAATACCGCAATTGGAAACATTTGTGAAACAGCAAAACCACATATTGCTAATAATATGATGATTAAAAAAGATTTTGATGAAAAAGGTTATGGTGTTGTGAGTTGTTATAACTCTCTTCCTGTGGCTGGTGGTGGTAGCACTTTATCAAGAATCAATTTAAAAGAGGTTGCGTTAAAAAGTAGAAGTATCACCGACTTTTTACAAAATACTTTACCTTATTATTGTCAATTGCAATTAAATTTGATCAAAGCAAGATCGGAATTCCTTTATGAAAAATCTAATTTCTTCCAAAATAGTTTTTTAGTGAAGGAAGGATTAATTGACGCTACCCGATTTGCACCAATGTTCGGTATTTATGCCATGGCTGAAGCAGTCAATATTTTACAAGAAAAATCTAACTTAACCGGACGTTATGGTGTTGACGAAGATGCGAATGAATTGGCAACAACCATTTCTAAACAGCTAGCTGACTTTATTGACAGCCATACAATTAAGCATGCTTGGAAAGGTAAAGCAATGTTACATGCTCAATCTGGCATCAGTTCAGATAGAGGCGCTACGCCAGGTTTACGTATTCCTTATGGTCATGAACCAGATCCAGTAACCCATATTATGGCATTATTCAAACACCATAAGTATTATACCTCTGGCATTAGTGATATTTTAACCATTGATGAAACGATTAAAAATAACCCATTAGCCTTAGTACAGATTTGTAAGGCGGCATTTAAATTTGGTTTTCGTGAATTTACCGCTAATATCAGTGGCAATGATCTGGTCCGTGTAACTGGCTATATGGTGAGATTGTCAGATATCAAAAAATATAAACAAGAAGGTTCACGAATTAATACCACATTTTTAGGTAGTGAAGCAGCCGAAGATACCGATAACAATAGTTACTTATGCCGAACACCTCGAGTAATTAGTCATGAACAAGTCATGGGCAATCGTTAA
- the ushA gene encoding bifunctional UDP-sugar hydrolase/5'-nucleotidase UshA, which yields MHRLKLNKKLSLLVILSLFSVNSFAAVATKQSTAPAWEKDKSYSFTILHTNDHHGRFWQNDIGEYGLAAQKTVVDQIRKEVAEKGGKLLLLSGGDINTGVPESDVLQAKPDFIGMNEIGYDAMAVGNHEFDHPLAIIREQQKWAHFPFLSANTYFKNTDNRVFDAYKIFDLNGIKVAVFGLTTDDTIFLASPKNTDGVEFRKTLPEAEKVISQIKSNERPDMIIAVTHMGHYENGEHGSMAPGDVELARGLKAGELDMIVGGHSQNPVCMASPNKRITEYVPGTPCAPDQQNGTWIVQAHEWGKYVGRADFVFLNGKITLKNYQLIPINLKKEVDNGNNTKRLEYYTSEIEQDKKLLETLKPYQEQGKQQLLIKSGELTGRLEGDRNVVRYQQSNMGQLLLSAFIEKTNADIGIMSGGMIRDSLIEGDITYRDILKVEPFGNSVVYFELTGNELIDYLKVALGKKQGSGGYTHLKNISLTKTGDTISDIKINNEPIDLQKSYRIATLDFLAAGGDGYPIVNNSPTYVDTGYRDADAVKQYFEAHSPINAADYQPSNFILEK from the coding sequence ATGCATCGTTTAAAATTAAACAAAAAACTGTCACTACTTGTTATTTTAAGTTTGTTTTCAGTCAATTCATTCGCAGCTGTTGCTACCAAACAGTCTACGGCACCTGCTTGGGAAAAAGACAAGTCCTATTCTTTTACTATTTTACATACTAACGATCATCATGGCCGTTTTTGGCAAAATGATATTGGTGAATATGGGTTAGCAGCACAAAAAACAGTTGTTGACCAAATAAGAAAAGAAGTAGCAGAAAAAGGCGGAAAATTACTTCTGCTTTCTGGCGGAGACATTAATACTGGTGTTCCTGAATCCGATGTGTTACAAGCAAAGCCCGATTTTATCGGTATGAATGAAATTGGCTATGATGCAATGGCAGTAGGTAATCACGAATTTGATCATCCGTTAGCGATTATTCGTGAACAACAAAAATGGGCTCATTTTCCATTTTTATCAGCAAATACTTACTTCAAAAATACCGATAATCGTGTTTTTGATGCCTATAAAATATTTGATTTAAATGGTATTAAAGTTGCAGTATTTGGTTTAACCACTGATGACACTATTTTCCTTGCTTCGCCTAAAAATACCGATGGTGTTGAATTTCGTAAAACGCTACCAGAAGCGGAAAAAGTCATTAGCCAAATTAAAAGCAATGAACGTCCAGATATGATTATTGCGGTTACTCATATGGGGCATTATGAAAATGGTGAGCATGGTTCAATGGCTCCAGGTGATGTTGAGCTAGCCCGAGGATTAAAAGCTGGTGAACTAGATATGATTGTCGGTGGCCACTCACAGAACCCAGTATGTATGGCTAGCCCTAACAAACGTATTACCGAATATGTCCCTGGAACACCTTGTGCTCCAGATCAACAAAATGGTACGTGGATTGTTCAAGCTCATGAATGGGGGAAATATGTTGGTCGTGCTGACTTCGTATTCTTAAACGGTAAAATTACCCTCAAAAATTATCAGTTAATTCCAATTAATTTGAAAAAAGAAGTTGATAACGGTAACAATACCAAACGTCTTGAATATTACACCAGTGAAATCGAACAGGATAAAAAACTGTTGGAAACACTAAAACCTTATCAAGAACAAGGTAAACAACAATTACTCATTAAAAGTGGTGAGTTAACCGGTCGTTTAGAAGGCGATCGTAACGTAGTTAGATATCAACAAAGTAATATGGGGCAATTATTACTTAGTGCCTTTATTGAAAAGACAAATGCCGATATTGGTATTATGTCTGGAGGTATGATTCGTGACTCACTTATAGAAGGCGATATTACTTATCGTGATATTTTGAAAGTTGAACCATTTGGTAATAGTGTTGTTTACTTTGAATTAACCGGAAATGAATTAATCGATTATCTTAAAGTTGCATTAGGTAAAAAACAGGGTTCGGGTGGTTATACGCATTTAAAAAATATTAGCCTAACTAAAACTGGCGATACTATCAGCGACATTAAAATTAATAATGAACCAATTGATTTGCAAAAATCATATCGAATTGCAACATTAGACTTTTTAGCCGCTGGTGGAGATGGTTACCCTATCGTCAATAACTCGCCAACTTATGTGGATACAGGTTATCGAGATGCCGACGCAGTAAAACAATATTTTGAAGCGCATTCACCAATTAATGCAGCCGATTATCAACCGTCTAACTTTATTTTAGAAAAATAA